In the genome of Amaranthus tricolor cultivar Red isolate AtriRed21 chromosome 15, ASM2621246v1, whole genome shotgun sequence, one region contains:
- the LOC130801620 gene encoding protein HAIKU1-like, whose protein sequence is MDNSKNRQNDYLGVNKIGKNIRKSPLLQPNFVNSNVSVNGNVNNNNPARQQPQPQVYNISKSDFRSIVQQLTGSPSRQDPLPRPPNNPPKHPSMRLQRIRPPPLNPINRGPIPPVVAASVPMPMQPPLQGGSAMGPPQVGFNHRPQPPFNQLSPRGMQPFSLGDGGWTVPALSPLSAYVQQLQNCLGDGSPRPSQFLQQPRMPEQFQAQPQMHSQGPRHMQGQPQMQPQPHSQPPVHIQAQGQPPMYPLGPEQAHTQPQPQTHPQPPYLGLLPNPNMPPLPSPRTNGPAPLPSPTSQFFLPSPTGFFNMLSPISRSPYPLLSLGSQFPPPLSPNFAFSPFGQSGILGPNHQSPLSPGSAFPLSPSGLFPISSPRWRDPSF, encoded by the coding sequence atggataaTTCAAAAAATAGGCAGAATGATTATTTGGGTGTGAATAAAATTGGGAAAAATATAAGGAAAAGTCCATTGCTCCAACCTAATTTTGTTAATAGTAATGTTAGTGTTAATGGTAAtgttaataacaataatcctgCAAGGCAACAACCACAACCTCAGGTGTATAATATTAGCAAGAGTGATTTCAGGAGCATTGTTCAGCAGTTAACAGGTTCGCCTTCGAGGCAAGATCCTTTGCCAAGACCACCTAATAATCCCCCTAAGCACCCTAGTATGCGTCTTCAACGCATTAGACCACCCCCGTTAAATCCTATTAATCGAGGTCCTATTCCTCCAGTGGTGGCTGCTTCGGTTCCTATGCCAATGCAGCCTCCACTACAAGGTGGCTCGGCTATGGGGCCACCGCAGGTTGGTTTCAATCATAGACCTCAACCTCCTTTTAACCAGCTTTCCCCTCGAGGGATGCAACCTTTTTCTCTTGGAGATGGGGGTTGGACAGTTCCTGCTTTGTCTCCTTTATCCGCCTATGTGCAGCAACTGCAAAATTGTCTCGGTGATGGGAGTCCTAGACCTAGTCAGTTTTTACAGCAACCACGTATGCCTGAACAGTTTCAAGCTCAACCTCAGATGCACTCACAAGGTCCAAGGCATATGCAAGGTCAACCTCAGATGCAACCACAGCCTCATTCTCAACCTCCTGTTCATATTCAAGCTCAAGGTCAACCTCCTATGTACCCACTAGGGCCTGAACAAGCCCACACACAACCTCAACCTCAGACACATCCGCAACCACCATATTTGGGCTTGCTTCCCAACCCAAATATGCCACCATTACCCTCACCTAGAACAAATGGTCCTGCTCCTTTGCCATCTCCAACTTCTCAGTTCTTTTTACCTTCGCCAACTGGTTTCTTTAACATGTTGTCTCCAATATCCAGGTCTCCGTATCCTCTTCTGTCACTGGGAAGTCAGTTTCCACCACCATTGAGTCCAAATTTTGCATTTTCACCTTTTGGTCAATCTGGGATCTTGGGTCCTAATCATCAGTCACCACTGTCTCCAGGATCTGCATTTCCTTTATCACCTTCTGGCCTTTTCCCCATTTCAAGCCCAAGATGGAGGGATCCTAGCTTTTAG
- the LOC130801432 gene encoding uncharacterized protein LOC130801432: MELSDLSNGSKILDDVLHRRLKNRERQRRYRERKRLKVDSTHAHVTNQESNMQLIPLLTNVTVEQVVTRIHCRRDWKKDARRAHATNEPICNVQPSSGQSLASEDHTPHVPSGTQEAEQTWKSEASFVSNVYLNEGEKVRIKRGRRDWKAEARNKK; the protein is encoded by the coding sequence ATGGAACTTTCTGATCTAAGTAATGGTAGCAAAATTCTAGATGATGTCCTGCATCGTCGGCTGAAAAACAGAGAACGACAACGTAGATACAGGGAACGTAAACGTTTAAAAGTTGATTCTACCCATGCTCATGTAACTAACCAGGAATCCAATATGCAACTTATACCACTGCTAACAAATGTGACCGTGGAACAAGTTGTAACACGAATCCATTGCAGACGAGATTGGAAAAAGGATGCAAGGAGGGCACATGCTACCAATGAACCCATATGCAATGTGCAACCTTCTAGTGGTCAGTCGTTGGCCAGTGAAGATCACACGCCCCATGTTCCTTCAGGAACTCAGGAAGCTGAACAGACTTGGAAAAGTGAAGCTTCGTTTGTAAGTAACGTTTACCTAAATGAAGGCGAGAAGGTTAGAATTAAACGCGGGAGAAGAGACTGGAAGGCAGAGGCTAGAAACAAGAAATAG